Proteins encoded in a region of the Cheilinus undulatus linkage group 8, ASM1832078v1, whole genome shotgun sequence genome:
- the LOC121513139 gene encoding transmembrane protein 158 has translation MLSDSPTLLLALTAVAGLLQRCQSWSDEDLLLPPINSSNRFMANLEVDVRFSKRSVEESDASADASSLQGLSQCNVSVQRLLPTSLVARWDSSFGFQCDVLIYTTNNHGRAFFSASFNRAISPVVIEHLGVTGGQQELRLCVGCGMSRYRRFGQGRSRGQQSGDQVTFCCVDFSLDELKGDKSWRLNRKPIESTLVACFMTLVIIVWSVAALIWPVPIIAGFLPNGMEQRRPR, from the coding sequence ATGCTGAGCGACTCCCCGACCCTCCTGCTGGCTCTGACCGCGGTGGCCGGACTCCTCCAGCGATGCCAAAGCTGGAGCGACGAAGACCTCCTCCTGCCGCCCATCAACTCCTCCAACAGGTTCATGGCCAACCTGGAGGTGGACGTGCGCTTCTCCAAAAGGTCCGTGGAGGAGAGCGATGCTTCGGCCGACGCCTCCTCCCTACAGGGTCTGTCCCAGTGTAACGTGAGCGTCCAGAGACTGCTGCCCACCTCGCTGGTGGCGCGCTGGGACAGCAGCTTCGGCTTCCAGTGCGATGTGCTCATCTACACCACCAATAATCACGGCAGGGCTTTTTTCTCCGCCTCCTTCAACAGGGCGATCTCCCCTGTAGTCATCGAGCACCTGGGAGTCACCGGGGGTCAGCAGGAGTTGAGGCTGTGCGTGGGCTGCGGGATGTCCCGGTACAGGAGGTTCGGTCAGGGCCGATCACGGGGCCAGCAGAGCGGGGATCAGGTCACTTTCTGCTGCGTGGATTTCAGCCTGGACGAGCTGAAGGGGGACAAAAGTTGGAGGCTGAACAGGAAGCCGATCGAGTCGACACTTGTGGCTTGTTTCATGACTCTGGTGATCATCGTGTGGAGTGTTGCTGCTCTCATATGGCCGGTCCCCATCATTGCAGGGTTTCTGCCTAACGGGATGGAGCAGAGGAGACCCAGATAA
- the cdcp1a gene encoding CUB domain-containing protein 1a, with the protein MSITTILHILLFFFFFGVSAVQKLTVTPYRGTTFKISSSQAKGCQVCIGPGRCWKSLELKENVRVSLEFKCPRPQDVFSVEIVQNIECNAKSCSSNIVQVDYGSSPLLEFNRKFTWNLKASSFKAFKIDFGSSGFRQINSSGRCLDRHSYTLQASQTTGNVTVGKYCRTGPVHSAQILNQGSFSVGVPAGQKLQNGQFEVSVDEEIKSLAKITVILPKGASSVELLSPNYPDSFPDDDVMEWHFQIPDRHKASVQFLNLQQPRCLKKEAAVEYHSRVRGALVLRLSVPQPEQNQGNFSLILRNCEMDRRQDDSPGLRLNLKVTSSSITVPAVSCQVDVSKLEGLSLHIEKLRPTSDCKMKLKSVLKEKITVTSNSMLTFQDCLPEDVKVHATRTIECSNLKDCPKAPVRLPCTPSMPSCLPAPLSSVTWTLRPPKHGTVELTSPTGPLKQSLPGQPCNDSFIIKATEDDGTTIGHFCPEGTIKQIQIHTNVIVTVSVLEEKATKMSLKHVLEARLKEEISERYIFTVSPRKDAPVLLASPGWPIGMKSYSTVSWIVSVPSKMEAHLMFANLSQPKCSNRHTNIRVQRIGRQEEDYSRREDEKAEEEITVSESFYLNMSNCQPEQGDFSVITKITLQGSQNLILTIILSVVAALLVIFVIVLVMVCVVIRKKKKELNHQVSIYNPNGTSFLPGNNGFPKSREDNESHVYASIEDTLVYTHLLRKGKEIGVYGEFETYRPFAGHTDSQKPLVSKDKSVDDAQVGTYRPFQFPSQQAPPLPVRPPSQGNPMVDNEIYETEEQSKEERSPSLGPRLEPEGGN; encoded by the exons ATGTCCATTACAACAATTCTCCACATtttactcttcttcttcttcttcggtGTCTCAG CGGTCCAGAAGCTGACTGTCACACCTTACCGAGGCACCACCTTTAAGATCAGCAGCAGCCAGGCCAAAGGCTGCCAAGTCTGCATTGGGCCAGGACGATGTTGGAAGTCTCTGGAACTAAAAGAAAATGTTCGTGTCTCACTGGAGTTTAAATGCCCCAGACCTCAGGATGTGTTCAGTGTGGAAATTGTGCAAAATATTG agtGTAATGCAAAGTCCTGCAGTAGCAACATTGTCCAGGTTGACTATGGCTCCTCCCCTCTGCTGGAGTTTAACCGCAAGTTTACCTGGAACCTAAAAGCCTCCTCTTTTAAAGCTTTCAAAATAGACTTCGGCAGCTCAGGTTTTAGACAGATTAACTCCTCTGGGAGATGTTTAGACAGACACAGCTACACCCTGCAGGCCTCACAGACCACAGGGAACGTGACTGTTGGGAAATACTGCAGAACGGGTCCCGTCCACAGTGCTCAGATACTGAACCAGGGCAGTTTTTCTGTAGGAGTCCCTGCAGGACAGAAGCTGCAGAACGGCCAGTTTGAAGTCTCTGTTgatgaggaaataaaat CCCTGGCAAAAATAACAGTGATTTTACCAAAAGGGGCCTCGTCTGTAGAGCTACTTTCGCCAAACTACCCTGACAGTTTCCCTGATGATGACGTGATGGAGTGGCACTTTCAGATCCCAGACAGACACAAGGCGAGCGTTCAGTTCTTGAATCTACAGCAGCCACGATGTCTGAAGAAGGAGGCAGCGGTGGAGTACCATAGCAGGGTTAGAGGAGCTCTGGTGCTGCGTCTGTCAGTCCCACAGCCTGAGCAGAATCAGGGAAACTTCTCTCTGATTCTCAGAAACTGTGAGATGGACAGAAGACAAGATGATTCTCCTGGACTGAGACTTAACCTCAAGGTGACATCGTCAAGTATAACTGTACCAG CGGTGTCTTGTCAAGTGGATGTGAGCAAACTGGAGGGCCTTTCTCTTCACATTGAGAAGCTGAGGCCAACTTCTGACTGTAAGATGAAGTTAAAATCTGTGCTGAAGGAGAAGATCACTGTCACATCAAACAGCATGCTGACTTTCCAGGACTGCCTTCCTGAAGATGTAAAGGTCCATGCAACCAGAACCATAG agtGTAGTAACCTAAAAGACTGCCCAAAGGCTCCGGTCCGGCTCCCTTGTACCCCTTCAATGCCCTCCTGCCTCCCTGCTCCTCTTAGCAGTGTCACCTGGACTCTTCGTCCTCCGAAGCACGGTACAGTGGAGCTGACCTCTCCCACTGGACCTCTCAAACAGTCTCTACCTGGACAGCCATGCAATGACAGCTTCATTATCAAAGCAACAGAAGATGATGGCACCACAATAGGACATTTTTGCCCTGAGGGAACCATCAAGCAGATACAAATCCATACCAATGTAATTGTCACTGTGTCAGTGTTGGAAGAAAAAGCCACAAAGATGTCTTTAAAGCATGTGCTGGAGGCAAGGTTGAAGGAGGAAATATCAG AAAGATACATATTCACAGTGTCTCCAAGGAAAGACGCCCCTGTCCTGCTGGCTTCTCCTGGCTGGCCAATAGGTATGAAGTCCTACTCCACCGTCTCCTGGATCGTCTCTGTCCCCTCAAAGATGGAGGCTCACCTAATGTTTGCCAACCTCAGCCAGCCCAAGTGCAGTAATCGCCACACCAACATCCGAGTGCAGAGAATCGGGCGCCAGGAGGAGGACTACAGCCGCAGAGAGGATGAGAAGGCTGAAGAAGAGATCACAGTGTCTGAGAGCTTCTACCTCAACATGTCCAATTGCCAGCCTGAACAGGGAGACTTCAGTGTCATCACCAAGATCACCCTGCAGGGGAGCCAAA ACCTTATTCTGACCATCATCCTGAGTGTGGTAGCTGCTCTGTTGGTCATTTTTGTCATCGTACTCGTCATGGTCTGTGTGGTGATTAG gaagaagaagaaggagctaAATCATCAGGTGTCCATCTATAACCCAAACGGTACCAGCTTCTTGCCAGGAAACAATGGCTTCCCAAAATCTCGCGAAGACAACGAGTCACACGTGTACGCCTCCATCGAAGACACGCTGGTCTACACACACCTGCTGAGGAAGGGGAAAGAGATCGGTGTCTATGGAGAGTTTGAAACATACCGGCCATTCGCAGGGCACACGGACTCTCAAAAGCCGCTGGTCTCTAAAGACAAAAGTGTGGACGACGCACAAGTTGGGACTTACCGACCATTTCAGTTCCCATCTCAACAGGCTCCTCCCCTTCCTGTCAGGCCTCCAAGCCAAGGCAACCCCATGGTGGACAATGAGATTTACGAGACTGAGGAGCAAAGCAAAGAGGAGCGTTCCCCCAGTCTGGGGCCACGTCTGGAGCCAGAGGGAGGGAACTGA
- the clec3ba gene encoding tetranectin, protein MVVRGLLLMFCLLLLARGTLQQTSSKRRNGKKDSNSAAIEELKRQINDIIQELNLLKEQQALQTVCLRGTKILGKCFLADPVKKSFHAASDDCIAKGGSLVTPLTGDENDQLYSYVRQSIGPEEQVWLGINDMVTEGQWVDQSGSGVRFKNWETEITLQPDGGRSHNCALLSTTANGKWFDESCRAEKASVCEFNIV, encoded by the exons ATGGTAGTTAGGGGGCTTCTCTTGATGTTCTGTCTTCTCCTGCTGGCACGCGGCACACTCCAGCAGACCTCCTCCAAGAGAAGGAACGGAAAGAAAG ATTCAAACAGCGCTGCGATTGAGGAGCTGAAGAGACAGATAAATGACATCATACAAGAGCTGAATTTGCTGAAAGAGCAGCAAGCTTTACAGACAG TTTGTCTGCGAGGCACAAAGATCCTCGGTAAATGTTTCCTGGCTGACCCGGTGAAGAAGAGCTTCCACGCAGCCAGCGATGACTGCATCGCCAAAGGAGGCAGTCTGGTCACTCCTCTGACCGGAGATGAGAACGACCAGCTCTACAGCTACGTCCGGCAGAGCATCGGCCCCGAGGAGCAAGTTTGGCTGGGTATCAACGACATGGTGACTGAAGGCCAGTGGGTGGACCAGTCCGGCTCGGGTGTACGCTTCAAGAACTGGGAGACAGAGATCACCCTGCAGCCAGACGGAGGCCGCAGCCACAACTGCGCCCTCCTCTCCACCACTGCTAATGGGAAGTGGTTCGAtgagagctgcagagctgagaAGGCTTCAGTGTGTGAATTCAACATTGTCTGA